The sequence ATCCGGCGCGAACGGTGCTGGAACCTGCTGGCTCCACGTGTCGGTCAGCCGGCGAGCTGGTCGCGGCGGCGGGTGAGGTAGGCCCGCTCCGCGGGGTTGCCGGCGAGACCGATGGCCCGGTCGTACGCCGCCCGCGACTCGCCGCCGCGCGCGAGTCGCCGCAGCAGGTCGGCGCGCGCGGCGTGGAAGGCGTGGTAGCCGTCAAGGACCTCGGCGAGCCGGTCGATCTCGGCGAGCCCGACCCCGGGGCCGTCGACCTCGGCGACCGCGACCGCCCGGTTGAGCCGCACGATCGGCGAGGGGTCGAGCAGCACCAGGCGGCCGTAGAGGGCGAGGATCGTGGACCAGTCGGTGTCTCGGGCGGATGGGGCATCCGTGTGAACCGCGTTGATCGCGGCCTGCAGCTGGTAGCGCCCGGGTGGGTCACCGCCGGCCGCCACCGCCTCGAGCCGCTCGCGAACCAGGGCGTTGCCCTCGGCGATGAGGGTGCGGTCCCATGCGCCGCGGTCCTGCTCGTCGAGGGTCACCAGCTCCCCGGTGCGGGACACGCGCGCCGGCCGCCGGGCGTCAGTGAGGAGCATCAGGGCAAGCAGGCCGGCTACCTCGCCGTCGTCCGGGAGGAGAGTTCGGAGCAGGCGGCCGAGGCGGATCGCCTCGTCGGTGAGGTCGACGCGCAGCGGGTCGTCCCCCTCGCTGGCGAGATAGCCCTCGTTGAAGACGAGGTAGACGACCGCGAGCACGCCGGCGAGCCGCTCGCGGATGTCGTCGGCCCAGGGCACCCGGTAGGGAATGTGTGCCGCCTTGATCTTTGCCTTGGCGCGGGTGATCCGTCGCGCCATCGTGGTCTCCTGCACCAGGAAGGCGCGGGCGATCTGGGGGACGGTGAGACCGCCGAGCAGGCGCAGGGTGAGCGCCACCCGTGCCTCCAACGAGAGCGCAGGGTGGCAGCAGGTGAAGACCAGTCTGAGCCGGTCGTCCTCGACCGGGCCGGTCGGCTCAGGAGGGGTGTCGTCGTACACGATCCGGGCCTCCTGGTGCTTGGCATCGCGCTGCGACTCGCGACGGAGCCGATCGATCGCCTTGCGGGTCGCGGTGGTGGCGAGCCAACCGCCGGGATTGGGCGGTACGCCCTCACGCGGCCACCGCTCTGCAGCCGCTACGAACGCCTCGGCCGTCGCTTCCTCGGCGACGTCGAGGTCGCCGAGACGGCGCGCGAGGCCGGCGACCACCCGCGCCCACTCCTCGTGGTGGACACGGGTGATCGCCTGCTCGACGGTGGGACCAGTCACGGCGCCAGCAGCGCTCGGACGGATTCCTCGGTTCGGAAGGGACGCACCTCGACCGTGCCGCGGCACGCTTTCGACCCCTCGCCGGCAAGCGCCAGGGCCACGTCGAGGTCGGCCGCCTCGATGACCCAGAAGCCGCCGAGGTGCTCCTTCGTTTCCAGGTAGGGCCCGTCGGTGAAGGCCGGCTTCTCGCCCTGCCCGTCGACGGTGGTGGCGGTCGTCGCGGGCTCCAGGCCGTCGGCGAAGACGAGGTGACCGTTTCTCTGGAGCATCTCGTTGAAGGCGCCGGTGTCGGCCAAGGCCTGCAGCATGGCCTCCTGGGAGGGGTAGGTGCCGAACTCGGTGCGCTCGGCCGGTCCGTAGACGGACAGCAGGTACCTGGGCACCGCGCTCACCTCTCCCCGGAGCCGTTACGCCGGGCCTGCCCGGGACCTCGGAACCGGTGCACCTCCTGCGGCCAGTCGAGCACGGTCGCGAGCCTGCCGGCCCAGTATCGCGCCGCCGCGTCGTCGGGCACGTCCACGACGGCGAAGCCGCCGAGGTGCTCCTTGGTCTCGACGTACGGGCCGTCGGTGAAGATGGGCTTGCCGTCGACCGGCTCGACACTGCACACCGCGGTGGACCGGTCCAGCCCGCCGTTGCTGAAGATCAGGACACCGTCGGCCTGCATCTCCTCGATCACGGCCCGGGCGGCCGTGGCCTTCTCGCGCACCTCCTCCGCCGTGTGGTCGGGCACCCACTCATCGTTGAAGGTGATCAGGTACTCCGTCATGGTCGTCTCCTCTCAGTCCCCGGACGAGGGCCTTTCCCGACTCCTCGTGTCCGGCGGCCCGGCAGGCCGCCGCACACTGGTTCCACGAACGGCTGCGCCTTGATACGACACCATCCCGGAAACTCCTTCTCAAGGCAGCCCCGGCGTAGTGACTGAGGAAAGGATCGACCTCCGTCCTTCGAAACGGACACTCGCCCGCTTGACTCCCCGGCCAACCGCGAGCAACGACGTCGGCGAGGGGGGCCCCGCGCAGGGGAGGGGCCTTCCAAGGTCGCCGCGTGTCGTCAGTCGACCAGCTCGGCGAATTGGCGCAGCTGCCGTGGGCCGCCGGAAACGAGCAGAGTGGTGATCACGGTCTCGCGCCACTGCTGCAGCTCGTCCTTGATCTTCGCGGTCGGCCCGATCAGGGCGATGTCCTCCACCAGTGCGGTGGGCACGGCGGCGATGGCCGCCGGCTTGTTGCCCGCAAGGTACGCCTCGGTGATGATGTCGCACTCCCGCTCGTACCCGAGGCGGGCGATGACATCCCGGTGGAAGTTGGTCGACTTGGCACCCATGCCGCCGACGTACAGCGCGACGAACGGCCGGATCCGATCGGCCGCCCGCTCCACGTCATCGTCGACGACGATCGGCACGGTCGCGGCGATCTCGAACCCGTCCGGGCTGCGGCGGGCGCCCGTTCGGGCGAAGCCCTCGGCCAGCGCGGCGCGGTAGAAGCCGTCCGCCTTGGGGGAGAAGAACAACGGCAGCCAGCCGTCGGCGATCTCGGCGGCCAGCGCCACGTTCTTCGGCCCTTCGGCGGCGAGGAAGATGGGGATGTCGGTGCGCAGCGGGTGGACGGTGGACTTCAGCGGCTTGCCCAGGCCGGTGCCGCCGCGATGCGGCAGCTGGTAGAACTCACCGTCGTACTGAACCGGGCCGCTGCGGGCGAGGACGGCGCGGATGATCTCGATGTACTCCCGGGTGCGGGCCAGTGGCCGGGGGTAGGGCTGGCCGTACCATCCCTCCACGACCTGCGGGCCGGAGGCGCCGAGCCCGAGTATGAACCGGCCGCCGGACAGGTGGTCGAGGGTGAGCGCCGCCATCGCGGCGGCGGTCGGCGTGCGGGCCGACATCTGCATGATGTTGGTGCCCAGCCGCACGCGGGAGGTGCTGGCGCCCCACCAGGCGAGCGGGGTCAGGCAGTCCGACCCGTACGCCTCGGCGGCCCAGACGGAGTCGAAGCCGAGGCGGTCGGCCTCCGCTATGGCCTCCGTGGCGCCGGCGGGTGGGCCGGAGGACCAGTAGCCGGTGGTGTACCCGAGTTTCATCGCGCGGCCTTCCGTGTCACGGGGCGATGCCGTCGGCGGCGAGACCGGCGACGACCGCTTCGCTCAACGTGGTGACGGCGGAAAGTGGGCGGACCATGACCGTGAACTCGTCGATCAGACCGTCGTCGCCGAGCTGGAGCAGGTCGAGGCCGTGGATCTGCTTGCCGCGCACGGTCGCGCGGAAGATGAGGATGTGCGACTCGACCGGCCGGCCCGCCGGGCCGACCTCGGCCTCGCCGGCCAGCTGCCCGACGTACCGAAAATCCTCGAACGTGCGCAGGAGCACGCGGAGGAGCCCGTGGACGGCCTGCGCCCCCTCGAACGGCGTGAACTTCACCGGGCTGAACAAGCGCACGTCCGAGCTGAACAGCCCGTCGAACGCGCCCAGGTCCCGGGCCTCGACGGCGGAACGGAACCGCTCGATGGTCGTCACGGCGGCCTCCCTATAGTCAACAACAGGAGTAGTCATATCACTGACTATGCAGCGAGGGAAGTGGGAGGTGTGACCGATGGCGTTGCGCCACGCGGTACTGGCGGCACTGCTTGACGGCGAGTACAGCGGGTACCAGCTGGCCAAGACCTTCGATGTGTCGCTGTCGAACTTCTGGTACGCGGTGCCCCAGCAGCTCTACGCCGAGCTGGCCAAGCTGGAGCGCGAGGGGCTGATCACCGGCCGACAGGTCATCCAGCACGACCGGCCCAACAAGCGACTGTTCACGGTCACCGACGCCGGCCTCGCGGAGCTGGCCGCGTTCGCCGCGACGCCGTCGAAGCCGTCGTCCATCCGGGAGGACCTGCTCGTCATGGTCCAGGCCGTCGACCGGCTGGACCCGGCCCCGGTCATCGCCCAGCTCGAGGAGCGCGCGGTCACGGCCGCAGCGAAGGTGGAAATCTTCGACCGGATGCTACAGCGGATGCGTGGCGAGCTGGACGAGGAGACGTTCCTGTGTGCGGGCGACCGGATCGGGCCGTACCTGACGTGTCTGCGCGGCCGCCGGTTCGAGCAGGAGAACCGCGAGTGGTGCGAGCGCGTCGCGGCGCTGCTGCGCGCCCGGGCGCCGCTGCCGGGCTGACCCGGGGAGACGGCGCTCAGCACGACGTTCCAGTCCTGTTCGGACGCCGCCCGCAGCGCCTCGGCCGCACGACGGGACGGGCCATGACCGTCGGCCCGCCCCGGGGCGGACTACCGGTAGTTGGGCTGGTCCAGCGGGCCGCGCTCCGGCCGCGGCGCTGTGAACAATGTAACCAACAGGGGGCTTGACGCCGGTAAATCTTGTTAGGATTCCGCATTTCTTCATGCCGCCACCATTGAAGAAGGGGTCCGTCCAAATGCAAATCGTGGACACCGCGCGCTATCCACTGGCCGAACCGGGCAGCGACGCATGGGAACGCGTCGTTTCCCGAACGCGCACCGAACTGCGCGAACTCGGGTGCAGCGTGCTGCCGGAGTTCATTCTGCCGAGCAGCCGGGAGGCGCTGCGGCGGGAAGGCGCCGGGGTCGCCCCGCTGGCGTACTACGACGTTGAGGAGACCAACGTCTACAACATCGCGTTCGACGACGACCTGCCGGCCGAGCACCCGGGCCGCATCGTCATGCAGCGCGGCAACGCGTTCGTCGCGCGCGACCGGATCCCCACCGACAGTGTCATCCACCGCCTCTACATCGACCCGTCGTTCGTGCGCTTCGTCGCCGCCTGCTTCGAACTCCCGGAGCTGCACGAGCTCGCCGACCCGCTGTCCGGCCTGGTGCTCAACGTCGTGCAGCCCGGCATGGAGCACCCGTGGCACTTCGACACCAACGAGTTCACCGTCAGCATGCTGACCCAGGAGCCGGAGGAGGGCGGCGTCTTCGAGTACTGCCCGAACATCCGTTCGGCGGGCGCGGAGAACTTCGGCGCCGTCCGTTCGGTGCTCACCGGCGCCGACCGCTCGCCGGTGCGGGCCCTGACCCTGCGCCCCGGTGACCTCCAGCTGTTCAAGGGTCGGTACGCGCTGCACCGGGTGAGCGCGGTGCGCGGCGCCACCGCCCGGCACTCAGCGATCTTCGCCTACTCCGAACGCCCCGGCGTGATGGGCAGCGTCGCCCGTACGCGGCAGCTGTTCGGCCGGGTCCTGCCCGCGCACCGCGACGCCGAGCGCAATGCCGTGCGAGTCGACCAGTTGCTGGACTAGTAATCGCGAGGAGCCGCCCCCGTGCGTTTCGACCGGACCGGAAAAGTTTCCCTCGACGGCATCTACACGCAACCCGATCCCCGCGCCTATTTCACCACCCTGCGTGAGCTCGACTATTACATTCCCCAACTCGCCAAGCCCTATTTCCAACAAATCATCGGGCAGTACCGTCAATCGCGGCAGGTGGCCGTCCCGACCGTCGTCGACGTCGGCTGCTCCTACGGCGTCAACGCGGCGCTGCTGCGCTGCGACGCCACCATGGACGACCTGTACGACCGCTACGCCGGCGCCGAGTGCACCCGGCAAGCGCTGCTGGAGCGCGATCGCGAGCTGGTCCGGGCGCACCGGTCCCCGGCCCGGTTCGTGGGGCTGGACGTCTCCCGGCCGGCGTTGGGGTACGCATCGGCGGCCGGGTTCCTCGACGACGCCGTGCAGGCCGACCTGGAGGCGCGCGAACCCACCGCGCGGCAGCGCGCCCTGTTCGCCGGTGCCGACATCGTGATCTCCACCGGATGCCTCGGCTACGTCACCGGCCGGACGCTCGTGCGCGTGGTCGAGTCCCGCCGGGACCGGCTGCCGTGGATGGCGCATTTCGTGCTGCGGATGTTCCCGTTCGAACCGATCGCCGACAGCCTCGCGGCCCTCGGTTACGACACGGTGCGGGTGGACCGGACGTTCCGGCAGCGCCGTTTCGCGTCCGACCGGGAACAGCGGCAGGTGCTGGAGAC comes from Micromonospora purpureochromogenes and encodes:
- a CDS encoding RNA polymerase sigma factor → MTGPTVEQAITRVHHEEWARVVAGLARRLGDLDVAEEATAEAFVAAAERWPREGVPPNPGGWLATTATRKAIDRLRRESQRDAKHQEARIVYDDTPPEPTGPVEDDRLRLVFTCCHPALSLEARVALTLRLLGGLTVPQIARAFLVQETTMARRITRAKAKIKAAHIPYRVPWADDIRERLAGVLAVVYLVFNEGYLASEGDDPLRVDLTDEAIRLGRLLRTLLPDDGEVAGLLALMLLTDARRPARVSRTGELVTLDEQDRGAWDRTLIAEGNALVRERLEAVAAGGDPPGRYQLQAAINAVHTDAPSARDTDWSTILALYGRLVLLDPSPIVRLNRAVAVAEVDGPGVGLAEIDRLAEVLDGYHAFHAARADLLRRLARGGESRAAYDRAIGLAGNPAERAYLTRRRDQLAG
- a CDS encoding YciI family protein encodes the protein MSAVPRYLLSVYGPAERTEFGTYPSQEAMLQALADTGAFNEMLQRNGHLVFADGLEPATTATTVDGQGEKPAFTDGPYLETKEHLGGFWVIEAADLDVALALAGEGSKACRGTVEVRPFRTEESVRALLAP
- a CDS encoding YciI family protein; amino-acid sequence: MTEYLITFNDEWVPDHTAEEVREKATAARAVIEEMQADGVLIFSNGGLDRSTAVCSVEPVDGKPIFTDGPYVETKEHLGGFAVVDVPDDAAARYWAGRLATVLDWPQEVHRFRGPGQARRNGSGER
- a CDS encoding LLM class F420-dependent oxidoreductase; this encodes MKLGYTTGYWSSGPPAGATEAIAEADRLGFDSVWAAEAYGSDCLTPLAWWGASTSRVRLGTNIMQMSARTPTAAAMAALTLDHLSGGRFILGLGASGPQVVEGWYGQPYPRPLARTREYIEIIRAVLARSGPVQYDGEFYQLPHRGGTGLGKPLKSTVHPLRTDIPIFLAAEGPKNVALAAEIADGWLPLFFSPKADGFYRAALAEGFARTGARRSPDGFEIAATVPIVVDDDVERAADRIRPFVALYVGGMGAKSTNFHRDVIARLGYERECDIITEAYLAGNKPAAIAAVPTALVEDIALIGPTAKIKDELQQWRETVITTLLVSGGPRQLRQFAELVD
- a CDS encoding nuclear transport factor 2 family protein; the encoded protein is MTTIERFRSAVEARDLGAFDGLFSSDVRLFSPVKFTPFEGAQAVHGLLRVLLRTFEDFRYVGQLAGEAEVGPAGRPVESHILIFRATVRGKQIHGLDLLQLGDDGLIDEFTVMVRPLSAVTTLSEAVVAGLAADGIAP
- a CDS encoding PadR family transcriptional regulator codes for the protein MALRHAVLAALLDGEYSGYQLAKTFDVSLSNFWYAVPQQLYAELAKLEREGLITGRQVIQHDRPNKRLFTVTDAGLAELAAFAATPSKPSSIREDLLVMVQAVDRLDPAPVIAQLEERAVTAAAKVEIFDRMLQRMRGELDEETFLCAGDRIGPYLTCLRGRRFEQENREWCERVAALLRARAPLPG
- a CDS encoding HalD/BesD family halogenase, whose protein sequence is MQIVDTARYPLAEPGSDAWERVVSRTRTELRELGCSVLPEFILPSSREALRREGAGVAPLAYYDVEETNVYNIAFDDDLPAEHPGRIVMQRGNAFVARDRIPTDSVIHRLYIDPSFVRFVAACFELPELHELADPLSGLVLNVVQPGMEHPWHFDTNEFTVSMLTQEPEEGGVFEYCPNIRSAGAENFGAVRSVLTGADRSPVRALTLRPGDLQLFKGRYALHRVSAVRGATARHSAIFAYSERPGVMGSVARTRQLFGRVLPAHRDAERNAVRVDQLLD
- a CDS encoding class I SAM-dependent methyltransferase, whose amino-acid sequence is MRFDRTGKVSLDGIYTQPDPRAYFTTLRELDYYIPQLAKPYFQQIIGQYRQSRQVAVPTVVDVGCSYGVNAALLRCDATMDDLYDRYAGAECTRQALLERDRELVRAHRSPARFVGLDVSRPALGYASAAGFLDDAVQADLEAREPTARQRALFAGADIVISTGCLGYVTGRTLVRVVESRRDRLPWMAHFVLRMFPFEPIADSLAALGYDTVRVDRTFRQRRFASDREQRQVLETMSAAGVDPEGLETDGWLYAQLYVSRPIGTPDPLTFDVDQSLMQKAAR